The Halalkalibacter krulwichiae genome has a segment encoding these proteins:
- the asnB gene encoding asparagine synthase (glutamine-hydrolyzing) yields MCGFVAGIFTNAKKHYDDRLKAINDLITHRGPDQEGYMRGEHVELAFSRLSIIDLEGGYQPLSYENGRYWIVFNGEIYNYLELKAELQEKGKTFVTNSDTEVILALYSQIGGEMVTRLRGMFAFVIWDNLKKEAFAARDRFGIKPLYYLENDDEVWFASEKKSLLKEEENVNQQALQHYLSFQYVPEPLTMTESIFRVEPGSYVVKKVGAKACITHYFKPEFKPINQTEDYWKMNIRETMYESVDKHMRSDVPVGAFLSGGIDSTIIAAIAKEINPAIKTYSVGFQQEGFSEITIAKESATKLNIENHSKIITAEEYRDELPKIMWHMDDPLADPACVPLYFVAREARKHVKVVLSGEGADELFGGYNIYREPQSLACFQYVPDLLKTLLNRLAQILPEGVKGKSFLERGTTPLESRYIGNAKMFNEEEKKKLVKKYNPEYTNDLITNPIYQMSVNQHAVNRMQHLDMYTWLRGDILVKADKMTMAHSLELRVPFLDNEVFSLATKIPVERKIAQQTTKYILRKAFEGIVPEHVYMRKKLGFPVPIRHWLKSELYEWAVTVIYESATDEYIDKGYIRKLLEEHCQNKMDHSRKIWTVLSFMVWHQVYIEKKYDTSRWHTRRRRSEEQVIETEVM; encoded by the coding sequence ATGTGCGGGTTTGTTGCAGGAATATTTACTAATGCAAAAAAACACTATGATGATAGATTAAAAGCTATTAATGATTTAATTACCCATAGGGGACCTGACCAAGAAGGCTATATGAGAGGAGAGCATGTCGAGTTAGCGTTTAGTCGATTGAGTATTATTGATTTAGAGGGTGGATATCAACCGCTTTCCTATGAGAATGGCCGGTATTGGATTGTGTTTAATGGTGAGATCTATAATTATTTAGAGTTGAAAGCTGAGCTTCAGGAAAAAGGGAAAACTTTTGTAACCAATTCAGATACGGAAGTCATTCTTGCTCTTTATAGTCAGATTGGTGGAGAAATGGTGACTCGTTTAAGAGGGATGTTTGCATTTGTTATTTGGGACAACTTAAAAAAAGAAGCGTTCGCAGCAAGAGACCGATTTGGAATAAAGCCACTTTATTATTTAGAGAATGATGATGAAGTGTGGTTTGCATCAGAGAAGAAGAGCTTATTGAAAGAGGAGGAGAATGTGAATCAGCAAGCACTACAACATTATCTGTCCTTTCAATATGTTCCCGAACCTTTAACGATGACTGAGTCAATTTTCAGAGTTGAACCAGGAAGCTATGTTGTAAAGAAGGTAGGAGCGAAAGCGTGCATAACTCACTATTTTAAACCGGAGTTTAAACCGATTAATCAAACGGAAGATTATTGGAAAATGAATATTCGTGAGACGATGTATGAATCGGTTGATAAGCATATGAGAAGCGATGTTCCCGTAGGGGCATTTTTATCTGGAGGAATTGATTCAACCATTATTGCTGCTATAGCCAAGGAAATAAATCCAGCCATTAAGACATACTCTGTTGGGTTTCAGCAAGAAGGGTTTAGTGAAATTACAATAGCGAAAGAGAGTGCAACGAAATTAAATATTGAAAATCATAGTAAGATCATTACCGCTGAAGAATACCGAGATGAATTGCCAAAAATAATGTGGCATATGGATGATCCACTTGCGGATCCAGCATGTGTTCCGCTTTATTTTGTTGCGCGTGAAGCAAGAAAGCATGTGAAAGTTGTCTTATCAGGAGAAGGAGCTGATGAGCTGTTTGGTGGTTACAACATTTATAGAGAACCTCAAAGTTTAGCTTGTTTTCAATATGTTCCTGATTTACTTAAAACACTTTTAAATCGTTTAGCGCAAATCTTGCCAGAAGGGGTTAAGGGCAAGAGTTTTTTAGAGCGTGGGACAACGCCGCTTGAGTCAAGGTATATCGGAAATGCGAAAATGTTTAATGAAGAAGAGAAGAAGAAATTAGTCAAAAAGTACAACCCTGAATACACAAATGATTTAATTACGAATCCAATTTATCAAATGTCAGTGAATCAACACGCTGTAAATAGAATGCAACATCTAGATATGTACACATGGCTACGTGGAGATATTTTGGTAAAAGCGGATAAAATGACGATGGCACACTCGTTAGAACTTAGAGTTCCTTTCTTAGATAATGAAGTATTTAGTCTCGCTACAAAAATTCCAGTTGAGAGGAAGATAGCGCAGCAGACGACCAAATACATTCTTAGAAAAGCATTTGAAGGAATTGTCCCAGAACATGTATATATGCGAAAAAAGCTAGGGTTTCCTGTCCCCATTAGGCATTGGTTAAAGAGTGAATTATATGAGTGGGCAGTTACTGTTATTTATGAAAGTGCAACAGATGAATATATTGATAAGGGATATATTAGAAAATTACTCGAGGAACATTGTCAAAATAAGATGGACCATAGCAGGAAAATTTGGACTGTTTTGTCCTTTATGGTTTGGCATCAAGTTTATATTGAGAAAAAATATGATACGAGCCGTTGGCATACGAGACGAAGAAGATCAGAAGAACAAGTAATAGAAACAGAAGTGATGTAA
- the spoVAC gene encoding stage V sporulation protein AC — MNTDEQKQYQKNIKLYQPKSHFLRNGLKAFIVGGLICTLGHGISQIYMHFLPITQEEAMSPTLATLILLAALATGFGVYDKLGQFAGAGSLVPVTGFSNAMTSAALEHKSEGLVFGIGANMFKLTGAVIAFGVLSAYLVSLTRLLVEMLINS, encoded by the coding sequence GTGAATACAGATGAACAAAAACAGTACCAAAAAAATATAAAGCTATATCAGCCAAAAAGCCACTTTTTAAGGAATGGATTGAAAGCATTTATAGTTGGTGGTTTAATTTGCACGCTCGGTCATGGTATTAGTCAAATCTACATGCATTTTCTTCCTATCACGCAAGAAGAAGCAATGAGTCCTACATTAGCGACATTAATATTGTTAGCAGCACTTGCAACGGGTTTTGGCGTATATGATAAGCTCGGACAATTTGCAGGCGCTGGTTCTCTTGTCCCTGTTACGGGGTTTTCTAATGCGATGACAAGTGCTGCATTAGAGCATAAAAGTGAAGGACTTGTTTTTGGTATTGGAGCAAATATGTTTAAGCTGACTGGCGCGGTCATTGCTTTTGGCGTACTTTCTGCTTATTTGGTTAGTTTAACGCGGTTGCTTGT